A segment of the Methanolinea mesophila genome:
TTTCCGGGATGGCACTTCATTCCTTCCGGGAATACACCGGAACGCCGTAGTATGGACCGGAGGTGAACGGACCTGCCCGTAATTGAAGTATCAGGGCTGAAACGGGAATTTTCCGGCCGGATGGTCCTTGACGGGCTGACATTCTCGGTCGATAAGGGGGAGATATTCGGGTACCTCGGGCCGAACGGTGCGGGGAAGACCACCACCATGAGGGTGCTTTTAGGACTGCTCCGCCCCACGTCCGGCAGCGCGACCGTGCTGGATTCGGATCTCTCGAAGGCCGACGAGATCCGGAAGAGGGTAGGGGTCCTCATGGAGAACAACGGCCTCTACGACCGGCTTACTGCCCGGGAGAACCTGGAGTATTATGCAAGGTTGTATGATGTTACCGGGCCCGTGGAACGGGTGGCCGAACTCCTCGACTTCGTGGGCCTGGGGGACCGGGGGAACGAGCTGGTGGGAAATTTCTCCACCGGGATGAAGCGGAAGATGGGGATCGCCCGGGCGATCCTGCACAAACCCGAGATCGTCTTTTTCGACGAGCCCACATCCGGGCTCGACCCCGAGGCCCAGCACATGGTGAGGGAGCTGATCCTCAGGCTCTCGCACGAAGGGTCCATGACTGTGTTCCTCAACTCCCATAATCTCGACGAGGTGCAGCGGATCTGTTCCCGGGTGGCGATCCTTTACCAGGGACGCATCAAGGCGCTGGACAGCGTCCAGCACCTCACCACGGCCGGGAAAAAGACCTCGTTCTCCATCACGCTCGCAAGTCCCGGACAGGCGGATGAGGCCGAAGGAGTCATCGCGGGGCTCGCCGGGGTCGGGGAGATTACCCGTACCGATAACCGGCTGGAGATGACGCTCCTGACCGCACCCTCCCACGAGATTGTCGCGGCCCTGGTGAAGCACGGGGTCCAGGTTGAGGAAGCCAGGATCCAGAAGAGATCCCTCGAGGAGATCTATCTCGACGTGATGCGGCAGGCCGAAGGGGGTGTCGCATGAGCCGGGTCATGGTTGTGGCCAGAAAAGAGGTCATGCAACTGGTGAAATCACGCAACGTCATGCTTTCCGCCTTCCTCTTCGTGGTGGTGTTCGGGATCTTCACCGGACCCGCAGTGATCTCGAGTACCGGAGGACCCGAACAGGTGATGGATACCCTCGGCTTCTACCTGGTGCTGACTCTTGGCATATTCATGGGGTATCTCTTCACCGCACAGGTGTTCCTCCGTGAGAAGCAGGAAGGCGTGATCGAGACGCTGCTCTGTTCACCCCTCTCCCTCCGGGAACTCTGGCTTGGAAAGGTGGTGGGAGTAACCATCCCCGGGGCGGTTCTGACCTATATCTCTGCCGTCATCATCATGATCGCGGGCTCGGTCTTCACAGGCTTTACCCTTATTCCGTCGGTCCCGGTTCTTTTCCACATTATCGTGGTGGTCCCGGCATTCATCGCCGCGGCGAGCGGCCTTATGGGGCTGGTCCAGTTCATCCTGGGGATGAGGGAGAACCAGATCCTCAATTTCATCATCATCTTCGGGATTATCTTCCTGATCTCGTTTACCCGGGAGTTCATCGGGCCGTCCTTCTCGGTGACCTGGGCGGTGGTGGGCGCAGCCCTGGGGCTGGCGCTGCTGATCCTCCTTGCGTCCTCGTGGATGACGCGGTTCCTGTCACGGGAAAGGATCGTAACAACCTTGCCGGAGTGAAATGTAAAGAAAATTCGGCTTTGTTGAAATCCTTACCACGTGACGTTCTTGGGGGCTTCGCCCCGCCACTGCGGCAGCCCCCGGCGCGATATCTCCGGAAATAGTTTAACCCCGGCTGATATCGCTCAATATCGAATAAACAAAAAGATCCTTGACCTACGACAGGTGAGGCATATCCTGTTGGGGCGCCGCAGCGGCGGGGCGCAGCCCCAGGAGCGTCATATACCTCAGACTCGCGTTCTCAAATTACCCCTGGCAAGGCCTTGAGAGTATGATCTTAAATGAAGAGATCGAGGATGTCAACAGAGCCGAAAATTCCATTCTTTTTCACATGAATATCCTTAAATTTGTCCGAAGCAGCCACCCGGATTACGGTTTAATAATTCTCGTGAGAAAGCCTGTTTTTTTGATGAACTGTCTGTGAATGCCGGGATTTTTTCTGGATACCCTGGCATGCCCGTCACCCCCATGCATAGTATAATAAAGAGGGAATGATAACTGGCATTCCCTGTACGAAGGGGATCAAAAACCCGGGGAGAAGATCACGGGGTGAACACCATGAAGTGCATCGTGTGTCAGGACGGGGAGACCAGGGCGGGAGCTACGACCGTCACCCTTGCACGGAAAGGGCACATGGTGGTGATTAAGGACGTACCCGCAGAGATCTGCGAGCACTGCGGAGAAGATTACGTTGACCCGCATATTATCCAGGATATCGTCGCGTCGATCGACAAGATGCCCGAGAATGATATCCTGGTTGATGTCCGCCACTACGTGCCCGGACCGGCGACCTGCTGAAGCCAGGGTTCGCGGTATCCGGAAAAGAAGTCCTGCCGGTGACCGGCGGTGACCGCGAACCGATGAATAAGCGGTGCCTCTGGTCCGGCACCATTCCACTATTTTTATCCCTCCGATACCCGATTTAATAGGTGAATGGAAATTCTCGTCCTCTGGGACCACAGTGCCCCCCAGGGCCTCCAGCTCCCCTTCACCCGGGCACTCTCGGGGGTGCTCGGCCTGGAGGTGCGGGTGGTGGATAACTCTATCCCTGTCAACGGGTATGTCGGCGCACGGAGGCAGGTCGACGCGGGGCAGACCCTCGACAGCCTTGACATATACCGCCACAGGTCGGGAATATCTTCACCGGTCCTGCTGGTCGTTTCACGGGACCTCTTCTGCAAAGGCCAGGAGTTCGTATTCGGTCTCGCCCGCCCCGACGTCGGAGTAGCGATCCTCTCGACCTTCCGGCTGGAGAACGAGTATTACGGTCTTCCCCACGACGACGACGCGCTCCTCGACCGGATGGTGAAGGAAGCGGCACACGAGATCGGTCACCTCGTTTCGCTCCATCACTGCCTGGAGGAAGAATGCATCATGCACAATCCGCTTACCCTGGAGGATCTGGACAGAAAGAGACGTCATTTTTGCAGCCTGTGCGAGGAGAAACTGAATTCGGGGAAGTTCCGATAACAACGTGCTGTGGCGAATCGAATTTCCGGTTATGGAAGTAAATTCATCACAGACGAGCTCTTCTAAAACCTCATTGCGGTTGGAGGCGAACCTGTGAACATGTCAACCCCCCGCCAGACCGAACAGGAGATCGGCCGCTATATCGCGGGCCGTTACCGTGATGTGGCCGAGGTCGGGGTGGGGAACAATTTCGAAGCCGCCCTTGTGATCAGGGAAGCGGGGGTAACAATCCTCTGTACCGATATCCGGGACCAGGACGCTCCTCCGGGAATCCGGTTTGTCCGTGACGATGTCACCCGGCCCGATACGAGTCTCTACCGGGGAAAGGATTGCATATACGCTATCAGACCCGGCGAGGAGATGATGCGCCCCCTTATCGCCCTGGCGGAGGAGGTAGGGGCAGACCTGCTGGTCTACCACCTCGGGTTCGAGATCTACGCGGATGGGGGGGAGATAATCCCTGCCGGGAAGGTTCTACTCCACCGGTATGTCCGGGGGACGCGGGGTAGTCCGTGAGTAACCCACGGATCCTGTCCATTTTTTCCCATCCTGCTAAATAACAATAGGAAAAAAATCCAGGGTTTACCATGAGTGGCACTCATCCGTGAGAGAACTACACAATCAAAATTTTTGAAAAAACAATTACTACCCAACAATATCCGATAACAGGGACGTGAAATCACTGAACATTCAGGAGAAGAACCCGTCCAATGTCTTCTGGGTCTTCTTTTCCTTCTTTTCCGGTTCTTCGGGAATCTCTCCTGCAGGGGGTTCCGCGACGTCCGGTTGCGGTTCCGCCTCGGGGTGTATCTGCCCCTTCTTCTTTTCTGCGGCAATCCGTTTCTTCTCTTCAGCCTTCTCCTTCTTCTCCCGCTCCTTCTCCCTCTCTTTCTCTTCTTTCTCCCGCTCTTTCGCCTCGGCGGCAAGGGTCTTCACGACCGCCTGGGTCCGCGCCTTGTCGTGGATGAACATGTTCAGCTGGTCCGCGTCGAAGGAGAATTCCCGGGCGAACGGCAGCGGCTCCTGGTCGATCATCGCGGTCAGGAGGGTGAAATACTCCTCTTTTAGGCTCGCCTGGGACATATGCAGCCCGTCCGCGACCTTTCCCAGCGCTTCCTGCCGGATTCCCTTCTGCTTCCGCGAGGAACTCATCCGGCGCCAGCGGTCGGGGGGCATTATCCGGGCGTGGATCCCCTTCCCCCCCGATGACGCGGATACCCCCAGGATCATCAACGCGCTCGCATACCGCCAGAGGGTGTAATACTGCTGCCGATAGGTGTTTCCGATGTACTCGTCGGCCCGGGAGAGGCAGCGGTACGCCTCCGCGATCGATTTCTGGTCCTCCAGAGAGAAAACGTTCGATTCGATCCACTGTTCGATGGTGTCAGGGGGTTCGTTGACATCGTAAGAGATCTTCATCAGCTCTTCTCCCTCCGGCCTCCCGAACACCGCGCTCACCAGGTCGAAGATGGTGGAACGCTCGTCTTTCCGGGACGTCTTCACGGCGGCCTCGTCGACCTTCTCTCTGCCGATGGCGGCGGCATAGAGCATGTTGATCGCCGCCCGGATGTCCCCGTTCGCGTCCTCGGAGATATCCCGCAATGCGTCGGGGTCGCACTCGATCTTTTCTGCAGCGCAGATATAGCGCAGGCGGGGGACGATGGAGCGTGCCTGGAGCGCCCTGAACTGCACCGGCTCGCAACGGGATCGGAGCTCCGAGGCTAGGCCGTAGAGGTCGTTTGCAATGAGGATGATGGGCTGCCGGGAGTCCCTGATCACGTCGATGATCGCCCGGGCCCCTCCACGGTCCGCGGTCCCCTGCAGGTTGTCGGCCTCGTCGAGCAGGATGAGTTTCCGCTTCGCCCCGGTCAGGCTCGCGGTATTGCTGCTGCTCCCCGCCACCCGCTCGATCACCGCCTTGGTCCTCTGGTCGCTTGCGTTGAGCTCCACCACTTCCCATCCCATGTCGTGCGCCAGGGCATGGGCGCTGGAGGTCTTCCCCGTACCGGGTTTTCCGTAAAGAATCAGGGGCTTGGCTTCCCGGGTCCAGTTCTGTGCCCACTCGAGCATCTGGCGGATTGACGGGCCGTTCCCAACCACTTCGTCCAGGTGTCGGGGCCTGTATTTCTCCGCCCAGTCCATATCCACACTTCAGCCTTGTATCAAATAAATTATGTCTGATGATGCTGAAGTAATCAGATAGAATAGAGGTCACATGGCAGAAAACAGCTGTTCCACCGCCAAAATCGCCCTTGTAGTG
Coding sequences within it:
- a CDS encoding type II toxin-antitoxin system MqsA family antitoxin yields the protein MKCIVCQDGETRAGATTVTLARKGHMVVIKDVPAEICEHCGEDYVDPHIIQDIVASIDKMPENDILVDVRHYVPGPATC
- a CDS encoding UPF0146 family protein, producing MSTPRQTEQEIGRYIAGRYRDVAEVGVGNNFEAALVIREAGVTILCTDIRDQDAPPGIRFVRDDVTRPDTSLYRGKDCIYAIRPGEEMMRPLIALAEEVGADLLVYHLGFEIYADGGEIIPAGKVLLHRYVRGTRGSP
- a CDS encoding replication factor C large subunit, giving the protein MDWAEKYRPRHLDEVVGNGPSIRQMLEWAQNWTREAKPLILYGKPGTGKTSSAHALAHDMGWEVVELNASDQRTKAVIERVAGSSSNTASLTGAKRKLILLDEADNLQGTADRGGARAIIDVIRDSRQPIILIANDLYGLASELRSRCEPVQFRALQARSIVPRLRYICAAEKIECDPDALRDISEDANGDIRAAINMLYAAAIGREKVDEAAVKTSRKDERSTIFDLVSAVFGRPEGEELMKISYDVNEPPDTIEQWIESNVFSLEDQKSIAEAYRCLSRADEYIGNTYRQQYYTLWRYASALMILGVSASSGGKGIHARIMPPDRWRRMSSSRKQKGIRQEALGKVADGLHMSQASLKEEYFTLLTAMIDQEPLPFAREFSFDADQLNMFIHDKARTQAVVKTLAAEAKEREKEEKEREKEREKKEKAEEKKRIAAEKKKGQIHPEAEPQPDVAEPPAGEIPEEPEKKEKKTQKTLDGFFS
- a CDS encoding archaemetzincin family Zn-dependent metalloprotease — translated: MEILVLWDHSAPQGLQLPFTRALSGVLGLEVRVVDNSIPVNGYVGARRQVDAGQTLDSLDIYRHRSGISSPVLLVVSRDLFCKGQEFVFGLARPDVGVAILSTFRLENEYYGLPHDDDALLDRMVKEAAHEIGHLVSLHHCLEEECIMHNPLTLEDLDRKRRHFCSLCEEKLNSGKFR
- a CDS encoding ABC transporter permease — translated: MSRVMVVARKEVMQLVKSRNVMLSAFLFVVVFGIFTGPAVISSTGGPEQVMDTLGFYLVLTLGIFMGYLFTAQVFLREKQEGVIETLLCSPLSLRELWLGKVVGVTIPGAVLTYISAVIIMIAGSVFTGFTLIPSVPVLFHIIVVVPAFIAAASGLMGLVQFILGMRENQILNFIIIFGIIFLISFTREFIGPSFSVTWAVVGAALGLALLILLASSWMTRFLSRERIVTTLPE
- a CDS encoding ABC transporter ATP-binding protein, translated to MVLDGLTFSVDKGEIFGYLGPNGAGKTTTMRVLLGLLRPTSGSATVLDSDLSKADEIRKRVGVLMENNGLYDRLTARENLEYYARLYDVTGPVERVAELLDFVGLGDRGNELVGNFSTGMKRKMGIARAILHKPEIVFFDEPTSGLDPEAQHMVRELILRLSHEGSMTVFLNSHNLDEVQRICSRVAILYQGRIKALDSVQHLTTAGKKTSFSITLASPGQADEAEGVIAGLAGVGEITRTDNRLEMTLLTAPSHEIVAALVKHGVQVEEARIQKRSLEEIYLDVMRQAEGGVA